From a single Osmerus mordax isolate fOsmMor3 chromosome 14, fOsmMor3.pri, whole genome shotgun sequence genomic region:
- the LOC136956620 gene encoding LOW QUALITY PROTEIN: GRB2-associated-binding protein 1-like (The sequence of the model RefSeq protein was modified relative to this genomic sequence to represent the inferred CDS: inserted 4 bases in 2 codons; deleted 2 bases in 2 codons) has product MSGGDVVCSGWLRKSPPEKKLRRYAWKKRWFILRSGRLTGDPDVLEYYKNDHAKKPIRVIDLNLCEQVDAGLTFNKKDLEHSFIFDIKTIDRVFYLVADTEDDMNKWVRCICDICGFNPTDDEAVKAANQSGASSSSVVDTPPPLGVGGVLAXECPPPYQPVSVRHLDSQSSLDEPQDYLWLANCESKKPEPNRAHDCSKSTSSETDLNDNLPSRRTPPSSSKHTSSHNGAPSLYDSPPSRGPSIDSASLYHLPRSFSQDTVLTGPAPSPSQDPGEVELYVFNTPSRKPSMETQIRNLSVSYDIPPTPGSNCTYQVPRSSSVGAGGVRGRXGDIPPPRPPKPSLSSLSGGNPPGPPAERSPSDVYCTPRSVSETDGNYCVPSSVGSKALRSNTIGTMDSSRIRKDFGSQECYSIPRSFPSDKTCSFDFNESFNSYFINKGMMPVCGSQSTEEVDQNYVPMNPNSPSQPGPSDGPQETNYVPMTPGTLEFCSLGKQVPPPAHMGFRSSPKTPPRRPTSDCQPPPVDRHLKPDRKGQSPKVIRAKGAGLERTDSHTVGEFMRQRKAKPAPLDIKPLPEWEEPCAPVRSPVTRSFARDSSRFQIPPRPPSLQSGSSSDSDDCDENYVPMVPSMPSDEPQGMKLSAPMAADGGSSPLVKPKGDKQVEYLDLDLDPGKATPPKKKSTGPGQVCSDERVDYVVVDQQRTQALKSTREAWNDGRQSTETDTTLKGPK; this is encoded by the exons gcatGGAAGAAGCGCTGGTTCATTCTTCGGAGTGGTCGTCTGACAGGTGACCCAGACGTGTTGGAGTACTATAAGAATGACCACGCCAAGAAGCCCATCAGAGTGATCGACCTCAACCTGTGTGAACAG GTGGATGCAGGTCTGACGTTCAACAAGAAAGACCTGGAGCATAGCTTCATCTTCGACATCAAGACCATCGACCGCGTGTTTTACCTGGTGGCGGACACGGAGGACGACATGAACAAGTGGGTCCGC TGCATctgtgacatctgtggtttTAACCCCACCGACGACG AAGCTGTGAAGGCAGCCAACCAATCAGGC GCAAGCAGCAGCTCGGTGGTGGACACGCCCCCTCCCCTAGGGGTAGGTGGGGTGCTGGC ggagtgcccccccccctaccagccCGTCAGTGTGCGTCACCTGGACTCCCAGTCCAGCCTGGACGAGCCCCAAGACTACCTCTGGCTGGCTAACTGTGAGAGCAAGAAGCCAGAGcccaacag ggCTCATGACTGTTCCAAGTCCACCTCCTCAGAGACTGACCTGAACGACAACCTCCCCTCCCGacgcacccccccctcctcctccaaacacacGTCCTCCCACAACGGTGCCCCCTCCCTGTacgactcccccccctcccgcggGCCCTCCATAGACTCCGCCTCCCTCTACCACCTCCCCCGCAGCTTCTCCCAGGACACTGTCCTCaccggccccgccccctcgccCTCCCAGGACCCCGGGGAGGTGGAGCTCTACGTCTTCAACACACCGTCACGGAAGCCCTCCATGGAGACGCAGATACGGAACCTGTCAGTCAGCTACGACATCCCGCCCACCCCAGGGAGCAACTGCACCTATCAGGTCCCTCGTAGCTCCtccgtgggggcggggggggtcagagggcg gggggacattccccctccaAGGCCCCCCAAGccctccctcagctccctgTCAGGGGGGAACCCCCCGGGGCCCCCGGCTGAGCGCTCCCCCTCAGACGTGTACTGCACGCCGCGCTCCGTGTCGGAGACGGATGGGAACTACTGTGTTCCCAGCAGTGTTGGGAGCAAAGCGTTGCGTAGCAACACCATCGGCACCATGGACTCCTCCCGCATCCGGAAAG ATTTCGGCTCGCAGGAATGCTATTCCATTCCCAGATCTTTTCCTTCCGACAAAACCTGCTCCTTCGACTTCAACGAGAGCTTCAACAGCTACTTT ATAAACAAGGGCATGATGCCAGTGTGTGGGAGCCAGTCCACTGAGGAGGTGGACCAGAACTACGTCCCCATGAACCCCAACTCTCCGTCCCAGCCCGGCCCCTCAGACGGGCCCCAGGAGACCAACTATGTGCCCATGACCCCCGGCACTCTGGAGTTCTGCTCCCTGGGGAAGCAGGTCCCGCCCCCGGCCCACATGGGGTTCCGCTCCAGCCCCAAGACCCCCCCGCGAAGACCCACCAGCGACTGTCAGCCCCCCCCTGTAGACCGCCACCTCAAACCTGACCGCAAAG GTCAGAGCCCCAAGGTAATCAGGGCTAAGGGGGCGGGGCTAGAGCGCACTGACTCCCACACTGTGGGGGAGTTCATGAGACAACGCAAGG CTAAACCCGCCCCGCTGGACATCAAGCCTCTTCCAGAGTGGGAGGAGCCATGTGCGCCCGTTCGCTCGCCCGTCACCAGGTCGTTCGCCCGGGA ctcctccaggttCCAGATCCCCCctcggcccccctccctccagagtgGCTCCAGCTCTGACTCTGACGACTGTGATGAGAACTATGTTCCCATGGTCCCTAGCATGCCCTCAGACGAGCCC CAGGGCATGAAGCTGTCCGCTCCCATGGCAGCAGATGGGGGGAGCAGCCCACTGGTGAAGCCTAAAGGAGACAAGCAGGTGGAGTacctggacctggacctggaTCCTGGCAAGGCCACTCCACCTAAGAAG AAGAGTACCGGTCCGGGGCAGGTGTGCTCAGACGAGCGTGTGGACTACGTGGTGGTGGACCAGCAGAGGACCCAGGCTCTGAAGAGCACCCGTGAGGCCTGGAATGATGGCCGCCAGTCCACCGAGACAGACACCACCCTCAAGGGTCCCAAGTGA